Proteins from a genomic interval of Geodermatophilus obscurus DSM 43160:
- a CDS encoding rhodanese-like domain-containing protein, with amino-acid sequence MDTPTAPRSIDEVLAETRGRLHRLQPAEAAARMADGALLVDTRPVAQREADGEVPGALVVERNVLEWRLDPASDARLPEATGHDVEVIVLCNEGYASSLAADSLRALGLHRATDVVGGYQAWAAAGLPTTRDGA; translated from the coding sequence GTGGACACCCCGACCGCTCCGCGCTCCATCGACGAGGTGCTCGCGGAGACGCGTGGGCGCCTCCACCGCCTCCAGCCGGCCGAGGCCGCGGCCCGGATGGCCGACGGCGCCCTGCTCGTCGACACCCGCCCGGTCGCCCAGCGCGAGGCCGACGGCGAGGTCCCCGGCGCCCTGGTCGTCGAGCGCAACGTGCTCGAGTGGCGCCTGGACCCGGCCAGCGACGCACGGCTGCCCGAGGCCACCGGGCACGACGTCGAGGTGATCGTGCTCTGCAACGAGGGCTACGCCTCCAGCCTCGCCGCCGACTCGCTGCGCGCCCTGGGCCTGCACCGCGCCACCGACGTCGTCGGCGGCTACCAGGCCTGGGCGGCGGCCGGGCTGCCCACCACCCGGGACGGCGCCTGA
- a CDS encoding FKBP-type peptidyl-prolyl cis-trans isomerase, protein MAEPTRPDVEPPTGPAPDDLVIEDITVGDGPEAKAGDLVSAHYVGVTHDGGEQFDASWDRGDPLEFRLGVGMVIQGWDEGMQGMRVGGRRRLTIPPHKAYGDRGAGGVIKPGATLVFVVDLVGVR, encoded by the coding sequence ATGGCCGAGCCCACCCGCCCCGACGTCGAGCCGCCGACCGGCCCCGCGCCCGACGACCTGGTGATCGAGGACATCACCGTCGGCGACGGTCCCGAGGCGAAGGCCGGTGACCTGGTCAGCGCCCACTACGTCGGCGTCACCCACGACGGCGGAGAGCAGTTCGACGCCTCCTGGGACCGCGGCGACCCGCTGGAGTTCCGGCTCGGCGTCGGCATGGTGATCCAGGGCTGGGACGAGGGCATGCAGGGGATGCGGGTCGGCGGCCGGCGCCGGCTGACCATCCCGCCGCACAAGGCCTACGGCGACCGTGGCGCCGGCGGGGTCATCAAGCCCGGCGCGACGCTGGTCTTCGTCGTCGACCTCGTCGGCGTGCGGTGA
- a CDS encoding acVLRF1 family peptidyl-tRNA hydrolase, translating to MGGGRAAHHPGRRLTRSRPAAGGGRQLRVPPERLGRWLDGVAARHGTFDAVEPVDGGVRVTCADTTEVTLRAPFDWRPGPAATSPPTPPVLSSFTAAVRVPHRAAVLLVRRGRWAVGVFDGGDLVVSKVDARQVQGRTAAGGWSQQRFARRRAHQTDAVVGAAVETAVRVLLPHAGEVEALFTGGDRGLVDDVLSDPRLRRLAALRRGSALEVGEPTKAVLLETPSQFRAVEVHIVEPGERSA from the coding sequence CTGGGCGGCGGCCGGGCTGCCCACCACCCGGGACGGCGCCTGACCCGGTCCCGGCCCGCCGCCGGCGGCGGCCGGCAGCTGCGCGTCCCGCCCGAGCGCCTCGGGCGCTGGCTGGACGGCGTCGCCGCCCGGCACGGCACCTTCGACGCCGTCGAACCGGTGGACGGCGGCGTCCGGGTGACCTGCGCGGACACCACCGAGGTCACCCTGCGGGCGCCCTTCGACTGGCGGCCGGGGCCGGCTGCGACGTCCCCACCCACCCCGCCGGTGCTCTCCTCGTTCACCGCGGCCGTCCGCGTACCGCACCGAGCCGCCGTCCTGCTGGTCCGCCGCGGACGGTGGGCGGTCGGGGTGTTCGACGGCGGGGACCTGGTGGTCTCCAAGGTCGACGCGCGCCAGGTCCAGGGGCGGACGGCGGCCGGCGGCTGGTCGCAGCAGCGCTTCGCCCGGCGGCGGGCCCACCAGACCGACGCGGTGGTGGGCGCCGCGGTCGAGACCGCCGTCCGGGTGCTGCTGCCGCACGCCGGCGAGGTCGAGGCGCTGTTCACCGGTGGCGACCGCGGCCTGGTGGACGACGTCCTCAGCGACCCGCGGCTGCGGAGGCTGGCCGCGTTGCGCCGCGGGTCGGCGCTGGAGGTCGGTGAGCCCACCAAGGCGGTGCTGCTGGAGACCCCGTCGCAGTTCCGCGCGGTCGAGGTCCACATCGTGGAGCCGGGCGAGCGATCGGCCTGA
- a CDS encoding VOC family protein, translated as MIDHLGLQSADVPAAVAFYTTVFAPAGLREAMRYETPGGPVVGICGPDGFPQLWLSPLAEGTERPVHLALRAPSREAVDEVFALVRAQGAEVLHEPRVWPEYHPGYYGVFFRDPDGNNVEAVHHTPPEE; from the coding sequence GTGATCGACCACCTGGGGCTGCAGTCCGCCGACGTCCCGGCCGCCGTGGCCTTCTACACCACGGTGTTCGCGCCGGCGGGCCTGCGGGAAGCGATGCGGTACGAGACGCCGGGTGGCCCCGTGGTGGGGATCTGCGGGCCTGACGGGTTCCCGCAGCTGTGGCTCAGCCCGCTGGCCGAGGGCACCGAGCGGCCGGTGCACCTGGCGCTGCGGGCGCCGTCGCGGGAGGCGGTGGACGAGGTGTTCGCGCTCGTCCGGGCTCAGGGCGCCGAGGTGCTGCACGAGCCGCGGGTCTGGCCGGAGTACCACCCCGGCTACTACGGCGTCTTCTTCCGGGACCCCGACGGCAACAACGTCGAGGCGGTCCACCACACGCCACCCGAGGAGTGA
- a CDS encoding MFS transporter, with protein MPNPYLHVLRTPHALPMVLAAFVGRLPLSMVGLGSVLLIASETGSYGLGGAVAATGAVTTAISGPLLGRWADTHGQRRTLLPVLVVFVAAGCVFLPAVKEDWPRWILFASAGLAGACIPPVASMIRVRWTHLLRGTHRLPAALAMESVVDEFVFIVGPVLVTFLSTTGHATSGVVTAFVLAVVGSLLFAAQGRTEPPPHGHAARSGPSAIRTPGLRVLFVVGAAVGAILGSLEIALVAFADQAGAMPLSGVLIAALALGSMASGIGWGSVHWRYPLRHRLVVVLAVLTVLSLPLALVRGVWLMIPFVVLAGLAVSPSLISSFTLAEVLVPRSATTEAFTWIGTALGLGVALGSSAAGKLVDVTGASSAFWVATVAAAVATVVVAVTQRLLHVPAEHAAEPAMAR; from the coding sequence GTGCCCAACCCGTACCTGCACGTGCTCCGCACGCCCCACGCACTGCCGATGGTGCTGGCCGCCTTCGTGGGGCGGTTGCCGCTGTCGATGGTCGGGCTCGGCTCGGTCCTGCTCATCGCCTCCGAGACGGGCAGCTACGGGCTGGGCGGGGCGGTCGCCGCGACCGGGGCCGTCACCACGGCGATCTCCGGTCCGCTGCTGGGGCGGTGGGCGGACACCCACGGCCAGCGCCGCACGCTGCTGCCGGTGCTGGTCGTGTTCGTGGCCGCGGGGTGCGTGTTCCTGCCGGCGGTCAAGGAGGACTGGCCGCGCTGGATCCTGTTCGCCTCGGCGGGACTGGCCGGCGCCTGCATCCCGCCGGTGGCCTCGATGATCCGGGTCCGCTGGACCCACCTGCTCCGCGGCACGCACCGGCTGCCGGCGGCGCTGGCGATGGAGTCGGTGGTCGACGAGTTCGTCTTCATCGTCGGCCCGGTGCTGGTCACCTTCCTGTCCACGACCGGGCACGCCACCTCCGGTGTGGTCACCGCCTTCGTCCTCGCCGTCGTCGGCAGCCTGCTGTTCGCCGCCCAGGGCCGCACCGAGCCGCCGCCGCACGGGCACGCCGCCCGCAGCGGCCCGTCGGCCATCCGCACGCCCGGACTCCGGGTGCTGTTCGTCGTCGGGGCCGCCGTGGGCGCGATCCTCGGCAGCCTGGAGATCGCGCTGGTCGCCTTCGCCGACCAGGCGGGTGCCATGCCGCTGTCCGGCGTGCTCATCGCGGCGCTGGCGCTCGGGTCCATGGCCAGCGGCATCGGGTGGGGGAGCGTGCACTGGCGGTACCCGCTGCGCCACCGGCTGGTCGTCGTCCTCGCCGTGCTCACCGTGCTGAGCCTGCCGCTGGCGCTGGTGCGCGGCGTCTGGCTCATGATCCCGTTCGTGGTGCTCGCGGGGCTCGCCGTCTCCCCGTCGCTGATCAGCTCGTTCACCCTCGCCGAAGTCCTGGTCCCGCGCTCGGCGACCACGGAGGCGTTCACCTGGATCGGCACCGCCCTGGGCCTCGGGGTCGCCCTCGGCTCCTCGGCCGCCGGCAAGCTGGTCGACGTGACCGGGGCCAGCTCCGCGTTCTGGGTGGCCACCGTCGCCGCCGCCGTCGCCACGGTGGTCGTCGCGGTCACCCAGCGGCTGCTGCACGTGCCGGCCGAACACGCCGCCGAGCCGGCGATGGCACGGTGA
- a CDS encoding SRPBCC family protein, which produces MTQQDALSDAMARRGVVTTEDDGRQRLEFRRSWPDPVEDVWSALTEPDRLSRWIGTYDGERAPGGTGTFTMTHEDEPAGETVRIAECDPPRRLVVEWVGQDDWSVELDLSAEEGRTVLRFRQVFAADADVADFAAGWHWYLDKFDAEVGGRPVPRDWGDFAVEVAGPVYGMSTGS; this is translated from the coding sequence ATGACCCAGCAGGACGCCCTGTCCGACGCGATGGCCCGCCGCGGTGTCGTCACCACCGAGGACGACGGCCGGCAGCGCCTGGAGTTCCGGCGCTCCTGGCCGGACCCGGTCGAGGACGTGTGGTCGGCGCTCACCGAGCCCGACCGGCTGTCCCGCTGGATCGGCACCTACGACGGCGAGCGTGCACCCGGCGGTACCGGCACCTTCACGATGACCCACGAGGACGAGCCGGCGGGTGAGACGGTGCGCATCGCCGAGTGCGACCCGCCGCGCCGGCTGGTCGTCGAGTGGGTGGGTCAGGACGACTGGTCCGTCGAGCTGGACCTGTCGGCCGAGGAGGGCCGGACGGTCCTGCGCTTCCGCCAGGTGTTCGCCGCCGACGCGGACGTCGCCGACTTCGCCGCCGGCTGGCACTGGTACCTGGACAAGTTCGACGCCGAGGTCGGCGGGCGCCCGGTCCCGCGGGACTGGGGCGACTTCGCCGTCGAGGTCGCCGGGCCGGTCTACGGGATGTCGACCGGCTCCTGA
- a CDS encoding zinc-binding dehydrogenase — protein sequence MSTTTGAGPSTRWPRSARSCRCRTGCRWSRPASCRTGSPRRGPRSCGPRASGPVSRSASGASAASARTPCSCCGWPGRRRSSPSTRCRPRERALAFGADLALDPADDVAARVRELTGGAGLAYAFDFAGVVPVREQAVRTLERDGALVLVGLTDQPLSIRNGTRLSYFGQRILGHYGSEPAHVQELVSLVRHGRRTSPGRSRAPCR from the coding sequence GTGTCGACTACGACGGGGGCTGGGCCGAGTACGCGCTGGCCACGGTCGGCACGCTCGTGCCGGTGCCGGACGGGATGCCGCTGGAGCAGGCCTGCATCGTGCCGGACGGGGTCTCCACGCCGTGGGCCTCGATCGTGCGGACCGCGGGCGTCCGGGCCGGTCAGCCGGTCGGCGTCTGGGGCATCGGCGGCCTCGGCGCGCACGCCGTGCAGCTGCTGCGGCTGGCCGGGGCGGCGCCGATCGTCGCCGTCGACCCGGTGCCGGCCGCGCGAGCGGGCGCTCGCCTTCGGCGCCGACCTCGCCCTCGACCCGGCGGACGACGTCGCCGCGCGGGTGCGGGAGCTGACCGGCGGTGCCGGGCTGGCGTACGCCTTCGACTTCGCCGGGGTGGTGCCGGTGCGCGAGCAGGCGGTGCGGACGCTGGAGCGCGACGGCGCCCTGGTCCTCGTCGGGCTCACCGACCAGCCGCTGAGCATCCGCAACGGCACCCGGCTCAGCTACTTCGGCCAGCGGATCCTCGGCCACTACGGCTCCGAGCCCGCGCACGTGCAGGAGCTGGTGTCCCTGGTCCGGCACGGTCGGCGAACCTCTCCCGGTCGATCTCGGGCACCCTGCCGCTGA
- a CDS encoding SDR family oxidoreductase — MPPGVVLVTGGSRGIGAATARAAAAAGWSVALTYRDDEAAAAAVVTGIEAAGGTACAVRADVSVEDDVLAAFAAAAEGLGPVTGLVANAGIVGQRARVDELTAERVQRMLAVNVLGTVLCCREAVLRMSTRHGGSGGSIVLVSSAASRLGSPGEYVDYAASKGAVDTLGVGLAREVAGEGIRVNVVRPGIIETEIHASGGQPDRVARVGPTVPMGRAGRAEEVADAVLWLLGDGAGYCTGSLLDVAGGR, encoded by the coding sequence GTGCCTCCTGGTGTGGTGCTCGTGACCGGCGGCAGCCGCGGCATCGGCGCGGCGACCGCGCGCGCCGCGGCGGCGGCCGGGTGGTCGGTCGCTCTCACGTACCGGGACGACGAGGCCGCGGCCGCCGCCGTCGTGACCGGCATCGAGGCCGCCGGCGGGACCGCGTGCGCCGTGCGCGCCGACGTCTCGGTCGAGGACGACGTCCTGGCCGCCTTCGCCGCCGCCGCCGAGGGCCTCGGTCCGGTGACCGGGCTGGTGGCCAACGCGGGGATCGTGGGACAGCGGGCGCGGGTCGACGAGCTGACCGCGGAGCGGGTGCAGCGGATGCTGGCCGTGAACGTGCTCGGCACCGTCCTGTGCTGCCGGGAGGCGGTGCTGCGGATGTCCACCCGGCACGGCGGCTCGGGCGGGTCCATCGTGCTGGTCTCCTCGGCCGCCAGCAGGCTCGGATCGCCCGGCGAGTACGTCGACTACGCGGCCAGCAAGGGCGCCGTCGACACCCTCGGGGTCGGCCTCGCCCGCGAGGTGGCCGGGGAGGGGATCCGGGTCAACGTCGTGCGGCCCGGGATCATCGAGACGGAGATCCACGCCAGCGGCGGCCAGCCCGACCGGGTCGCGCGGGTGGGGCCGACGGTGCCGATGGGCCGGGCCGGTCGCGCGGAGGAGGTGGCCGATGCGGTGCTGTGGCTGCTCGGCGACGGTGCGGGCTACTGCACCGGCAGCCTGCTCGACGTCGCCGGCGGCCGCTGA
- a CDS encoding ArsR/SmtB family transcription factor — protein MEALAALADPTRRELVALLARGELAAGELAERFPVSRPAISRHLRVLREAGLVRSRVEGRRRLYALDPRPLRELDDWLEPYRDLWARRFDALDTEMARGRRARRSGETP, from the coding sequence GTGGAGGCGCTCGCGGCGCTCGCCGACCCGACCCGGCGCGAGCTGGTCGCCCTGCTGGCGCGGGGCGAACTGGCCGCCGGCGAGCTCGCCGAGCGGTTCCCGGTGAGCCGGCCGGCGATCAGCCGGCATCTGCGCGTGCTGCGCGAGGCCGGGCTGGTCCGCAGCCGGGTCGAGGGGCGCCGGCGGCTCTACGCGCTCGACCCGCGCCCGCTGCGGGAGCTCGACGACTGGCTGGAGCCCTACCGCGACCTGTGGGCCCGGCGGTTCGACGCACTGGACACCGAGATGGCCCGCGGCCGACGGGCCCGCAGGAGTGGAGAGACGCCATGA
- a CDS encoding DsbA family oxidoreductase, whose product MRIEVWSDVVCPWCYIGKRRLEAALERFPHRDEVEVVWRSFQLDPGTPEGETHRTLPALAARFGRPVEDVRGMMRHVEETAAGEGLHYDLASGVSGNTLLAHELIHLAAERGLQGAVKERLLHAHFEEGRSVFDVDSLAALAVEVGLDEAEVRAALTDHRYRAAVLDDLRTAQELGATGVPFFVVDRRYGAAGAQPVDLLLQVLERAWADTARSGQQVAGRP is encoded by the coding sequence GTGCGCATCGAGGTCTGGTCCGACGTCGTCTGTCCGTGGTGCTACATCGGCAAGCGCCGGCTGGAGGCCGCGCTGGAGCGGTTCCCCCACCGGGACGAGGTCGAGGTCGTCTGGCGGTCCTTCCAGCTCGACCCCGGCACCCCCGAGGGCGAGACCCACCGGACCCTCCCCGCGTTGGCCGCCAGGTTCGGCCGCCCGGTCGAGGACGTGCGCGGGATGATGCGGCACGTCGAGGAGACCGCCGCCGGCGAGGGCCTGCACTACGACCTGGCGAGCGGCGTCAGCGGCAACACGCTGCTGGCCCACGAGCTCATCCACCTCGCCGCGGAGCGCGGGCTCCAGGGCGCGGTGAAGGAGCGGCTGCTGCACGCGCACTTCGAGGAAGGACGCTCGGTCTTCGACGTCGACTCGCTCGCTGCGCTGGCGGTGGAGGTCGGCCTGGACGAGGCCGAGGTGCGCGCCGCGCTCACCGACCACCGGTACCGCGCGGCGGTCCTCGACGACCTCCGCACCGCCCAGGAGCTCGGGGCGACCGGCGTCCCCTTCTTCGTCGTCGACCGCAGGTACGGCGCCGCCGGTGCCCAGCCCGTCGACCTGCTGCTGCAGGTCCTGGAGCGGGCGTGGGCCGACACCGCGCGGTCAGGTCAGCAGGTCGCAGGCCGCCCGTAG
- a CDS encoding phosphoenolpyruvate carboxykinase (GTP), with amino-acid sequence MTSVATPGLENAPTTHARLLAWVREMAELTTPDRVVWVDGSDEEWERLTQQLVDAGTFTRLDAKPNSFWCASDPSDVARVEDRTFICSVDEADAGPTNNWMDPAEMKSIMTELYRGCMRGRTMYVIPFCMGPVEAENPMFGVELTDSEYVVVSMRVMARIGSYVLEALGTDRPFVPAMHSLGAPLDEGQQDVPWPCSDTKYIVHFPEERAIWSYGSGYGGNALLGKKCYSLRIASVMARDEGWLAEHMLILKLTSPQQKTYYIAAAFPSACGKTNLAMLEPTIPGWKVETLGDDIAWMRFGEDGRLYALNPEFGLFGVAPGTGWDTNPNAMRTIDKGNSVFTNVALTDDGDIWWEGMTDEPPAHLTDWKGRDWTPDSDEPSSHPNSRFCTPITQCPILAPEYTDPKGVPISAILFGGRRKTTIPLVSEARDWNHGVFMGATLSSETTAAATGAVGVVRRDPFAMLPFIGYNAGDYFRHWVETGKAHDASKLPRIFYVNWFRRDEDGGFLWPGFGENSRVLKWVVERLEGTAAAEETAVGHVPTPDSLDISGLDLTREHVEKALAVDKDEWRAELPQITEWFEKFGDKLPSTMWDELAILEHRLA; translated from the coding sequence GTGACTTCAGTGGCCACCCCCGGTCTCGAGAACGCCCCCACCACGCACGCCCGGTTGCTCGCCTGGGTGCGGGAGATGGCGGAGCTGACGACGCCGGACCGGGTCGTGTGGGTCGACGGCAGCGACGAGGAGTGGGAGCGGCTCACCCAGCAGTTGGTCGACGCCGGCACCTTCACCCGTCTGGACGCGAAGCCCAACTCGTTCTGGTGCGCCTCGGACCCCAGCGACGTCGCGCGCGTCGAGGACCGCACCTTCATCTGCTCGGTCGACGAGGCCGACGCCGGGCCCACCAACAACTGGATGGACCCGGCCGAGATGAAGTCGATCATGACCGAGCTGTACCGCGGGTGCATGCGCGGCCGGACGATGTACGTCATCCCGTTCTGCATGGGCCCGGTCGAGGCCGAGAACCCGATGTTCGGCGTCGAGCTGACCGACTCCGAGTACGTCGTGGTCTCGATGCGGGTCATGGCCCGCATCGGCAGCTACGTCCTCGAGGCGTTGGGCACCGACCGGCCGTTCGTGCCGGCGATGCACTCCCTCGGCGCCCCGCTCGACGAGGGCCAGCAGGACGTGCCGTGGCCCTGCAGCGACACCAAGTACATCGTGCACTTCCCCGAGGAACGGGCCATCTGGTCCTACGGCTCGGGCTACGGCGGCAACGCCCTGCTGGGGAAGAAGTGCTACTCGCTGCGCATCGCCTCCGTGATGGCGCGCGACGAGGGCTGGCTCGCCGAGCACATGCTGATCCTCAAGCTGACCAGCCCGCAGCAGAAGACCTACTACATCGCCGCGGCCTTCCCCTCCGCCTGTGGCAAGACCAACCTGGCCATGCTCGAGCCGACCATCCCGGGATGGAAGGTCGAGACCCTCGGCGACGACATCGCCTGGATGCGCTTCGGCGAGGACGGCCGGCTCTACGCGCTCAACCCCGAGTTCGGCCTCTTCGGGGTCGCCCCCGGCACCGGCTGGGACACCAACCCCAACGCGATGCGCACGATCGACAAGGGCAACTCGGTCTTCACCAACGTCGCCCTCACCGACGACGGCGACATCTGGTGGGAGGGCATGACCGACGAGCCGCCGGCCCACCTCACCGACTGGAAGGGCCGGGACTGGACGCCGGACAGCGACGAGCCCTCCAGCCACCCGAACAGCCGGTTCTGCACGCCGATCACCCAGTGCCCGATCCTGGCGCCGGAGTACACCGACCCGAAGGGCGTGCCGATCTCGGCGATCCTCTTCGGCGGCCGCCGCAAGACCACGATCCCGCTGGTCAGCGAGGCCCGGGACTGGAACCACGGCGTCTTCATGGGCGCGACGCTCTCCTCGGAGACCACCGCCGCCGCCACCGGTGCGGTCGGCGTGGTCCGCCGCGACCCGTTCGCCATGCTGCCGTTCATCGGCTACAACGCCGGCGACTACTTCCGCCACTGGGTCGAGACCGGCAAGGCCCACGACGCCTCCAAGCTGCCGCGGATCTTCTACGTGAACTGGTTCCGCCGCGACGAGGACGGCGGCTTCCTGTGGCCGGGCTTCGGCGAGAACAGCCGGGTCCTCAAGTGGGTCGTCGAGCGGCTCGAGGGCACCGCGGCGGCCGAGGAGACCGCGGTCGGCCACGTGCCGACGCCGGACTCGCTGGACATCTCCGGGCTCGACCTGACCCGCGAGCATGTGGAGAAGGCCCTCGCCGTCGACAAGGACGAGTGGCGCGCCGAGCTCCCGCAGATCACCGAGTGGTTCGAGAAGTTCGGCGACAAGCTCCCCAGCACCATGTGGGACGAGCTCGCCATCCTGGAGCACCGGCTCGCCTAG
- a CDS encoding alpha-glucosidase: protein MPADPPWWTRAVVYQVYPRSFQDSDGDGIGDLGGILQRVDHLADLGVDVVWLSPIYPSPQADNGYDISDYTDVDPLFGSLAQLDELITALHERGMKLVMDLVVNHTSDQHPWFEESRASRTSPRRDWYWWRPPRAGRTAGQPGAEPTNWHSYFSGPTWELDEAGGEYYLHLFAREQPDLNWENPEVRQAVYAMMRNWLDRGVDGFRMDVINMISKDVAPDGSLRDGPPLPGPPYGDGTASFLCGPRIHEFLQEMHREVFAGRSDRLLTVGEMPGVTVEQARLFTDPARAEVDMVFQFEHVGLDFDESKWRPRPLRMRDLKASFGRWQTGLADVGWNSLYWDNHDQPRAVSRFGDDSPRYRRDSATCLATLLHLHRGTPYVYQGEELGMANAPFDSIDDFRDVESLNHFTQAVAHGEDPETVLVVLRRMSRDNARTPVQWDASPSAGFTTGTPWIPVNPDSTEWNAEAQRADPTSVFAHHKRLIALRHDDPVVALGDFTMLLPEHDELYAFTRSLDGATLLVVCNLGASTHPLGELLPEAAGAELMLGNLTDEGDPAVLRPWEARVLRPRSA from the coding sequence ATGCCCGCCGATCCCCCGTGGTGGACCCGCGCCGTCGTCTACCAGGTCTACCCGCGCTCGTTCCAGGACTCCGACGGCGACGGGATCGGCGACCTCGGCGGGATCCTGCAGCGCGTCGACCACCTCGCCGACCTGGGCGTCGACGTCGTCTGGCTCTCACCGATCTACCCCTCGCCGCAGGCCGACAACGGCTACGACATCAGCGACTACACCGACGTCGACCCGCTGTTCGGCTCGCTGGCGCAGCTCGACGAGCTGATCACCGCCCTGCACGAGCGTGGGATGAAGCTGGTGATGGACCTGGTGGTCAACCACACCAGCGACCAGCACCCGTGGTTCGAGGAGAGCAGGGCGTCGCGGACGTCTCCGAGGCGCGACTGGTACTGGTGGCGGCCGCCGCGCGCGGGCAGAACGGCCGGGCAGCCCGGCGCCGAGCCGACCAACTGGCACTCGTACTTCTCCGGGCCCACCTGGGAGCTCGACGAGGCCGGCGGCGAGTACTACCTGCACCTGTTCGCGCGCGAGCAGCCGGACCTGAACTGGGAGAACCCCGAGGTCCGCCAGGCGGTGTACGCGATGATGCGGAACTGGCTCGACCGCGGCGTCGACGGCTTCCGCATGGACGTCATCAACATGATCAGCAAGGACGTCGCCCCGGACGGCTCGCTGCGCGACGGGCCCCCGCTGCCTGGCCCGCCCTACGGCGACGGGACGGCGTCCTTCCTCTGCGGGCCACGGATCCACGAGTTCCTGCAGGAGATGCACCGCGAGGTCTTCGCCGGGCGGTCCGACCGGCTGCTGACCGTGGGCGAGATGCCCGGCGTGACCGTGGAGCAGGCGCGGCTGTTCACCGACCCGGCGCGGGCCGAGGTGGACATGGTGTTCCAGTTCGAGCACGTCGGCCTGGACTTCGACGAGTCCAAGTGGCGCCCGCGGCCGCTGCGGATGCGCGACCTCAAGGCCTCCTTCGGCCGCTGGCAGACGGGGCTGGCCGACGTCGGCTGGAACTCCCTCTACTGGGACAACCACGACCAGCCGCGCGCCGTCTCGCGCTTCGGCGATGACTCGCCCCGGTACCGCCGCGACTCCGCGACCTGCCTGGCCACCCTGCTGCACCTGCACCGCGGGACGCCCTACGTCTACCAGGGCGAGGAGCTGGGGATGGCCAACGCCCCGTTCGACAGCATCGACGACTTCCGGGACGTCGAGTCGCTCAACCACTTCACGCAGGCGGTCGCGCACGGCGAGGACCCGGAGACGGTGCTGGTCGTGCTGCGCCGGATGAGCCGGGACAACGCGCGCACGCCGGTGCAGTGGGACGCCTCGCCGTCCGCCGGCTTCACCACCGGCACGCCGTGGATCCCGGTCAACCCCGACTCCACCGAGTGGAACGCCGAGGCCCAGCGCGCCGACCCCACCTCGGTGTTCGCCCACCACAAGCGGCTGATCGCGCTGCGGCACGACGACCCGGTGGTCGCGCTCGGTGACTTCACCATGCTGCTGCCCGAGCACGACGAGCTGTACGCCTTCACCCGCAGCCTGGACGGCGCGACGCTGCTCGTCGTCTGCAACCTCGGCGCCTCGACGCACCCGCTGGGCGAGCTGCTGCCCGAGGCCGCCGGGGCCGAGCTGATGCTCGGGAACCTGACCGACGAGGGTGACCCCGCCGTCCTGCGGCCGTGGGAGGCACGGGTGCTGCGCCCGCGGAGCGCCTGA
- a CDS encoding NAD(P)H-dependent flavin oxidoreductase produces MIRTPLTRTFSLAAPVVGAPMAGVAGGALARAVSLGGGLGMIGIGNAATTDFVAEQAAIPAADGLPFGIGLMAWALAERPDLLDAAIAAGPALVSVSFGDAAPAAARLHDAGIAVAAQVNTADDVRRAQAAGVDLLVAQGTEAGGHTGHRATLPLLQEVLTLADRPVLAAGGIATGAGMAAALAAGAAGVWIGTPLLACPEGLNSPAARARVCAATGEDTVLTRAFDVAQRLAWPERWPGRAVANAFSREWHGREAELAADAEAARRVQEARRTGDLSAAPLYAGESVGLVTAERPAADVVRDMAAGAERALRAACDLLT; encoded by the coding sequence GTGATCCGCACACCGCTGACCCGCACCTTCTCCCTGGCCGCACCGGTCGTCGGGGCACCGATGGCCGGTGTGGCCGGGGGTGCGCTGGCCCGGGCCGTCTCGCTCGGCGGCGGCCTCGGGATGATCGGCATCGGCAACGCCGCCACGACCGACTTCGTCGCCGAGCAGGCGGCCATCCCCGCGGCCGACGGCCTGCCGTTCGGCATCGGTCTCATGGCCTGGGCGCTGGCCGAGCGCCCCGACCTGCTCGACGCGGCGATCGCCGCGGGCCCGGCGCTGGTGTCGGTCTCCTTCGGCGACGCTGCACCCGCCGCCGCGCGGCTGCACGATGCGGGCATCGCCGTCGCCGCGCAGGTGAACACCGCCGACGACGTCCGGCGGGCGCAGGCGGCCGGGGTGGACCTGCTCGTCGCCCAGGGCACCGAGGCCGGCGGGCACACCGGGCACCGGGCCACCCTGCCGCTGCTGCAGGAGGTGCTGACCCTGGCCGACCGCCCGGTCCTCGCCGCCGGCGGCATCGCGACCGGGGCAGGCATGGCCGCGGCCCTGGCCGCCGGCGCCGCCGGGGTGTGGATCGGCACGCCGCTGCTCGCCTGCCCCGAGGGGCTCAACTCCCCCGCCGCCCGGGCCCGCGTCTGTGCGGCCACCGGCGAGGACACCGTGCTAACCCGGGCGTTCGACGTGGCGCAGCGGCTCGCCTGGCCCGAGCGCTGGCCGGGACGGGCGGTGGCCAACGCCTTCAGCCGTGAGTGGCACGGCCGGGAGGCCGAGCTCGCGGCGGACGCCGAGGCCGCCCGCAGGGTGCAGGAGGCGCGCCGGACCGGTGACCTCTCCGCGGCGCCGCTCTACGCCGGGGAGTCGGTCGGCCTGGTCACCGCGGAGCGCCCGGCGGCCGACGTCGTCCGGGACATGGCGGCCGGTGCCGAGCGAGCGCTACGGGCGGCCTGCGACCTGCTGACCTGA